One part of the Arabidopsis thaliana chromosome 4, partial sequence genome encodes these proteins:
- the XTH26 gene encoding xyloglucan endotransglucosylase/hydrolase 26 (xyloglucan endotransglucosylase/hydrolase 26 (XTH26); FUNCTIONS IN: hydrolase activity, acting on glycosyl bonds, hydrolase activity, hydrolyzing O-glycosyl compounds, xyloglucan:xyloglucosyl transferase activity; INVOLVED IN: carbohydrate metabolic process, cellular glucan metabolic process; LOCATED IN: endomembrane system, apoplast, cell wall; EXPRESSED IN: root; CONTAINS InterPro DOMAIN/s: Xyloglucan endotransglucosylase/hydrolase (InterPro:IPR016455), Xyloglucan endo-transglycosylase, C-terminal (InterPro:IPR010713), Concanavalin A-like lectin/glucanase, subgroup (InterPro:IPR013320), Concanavalin A-like lectin/glucanase (InterPro:IPR008985), Glycoside hydrolase, family 16 (InterPro:IPR000757), Glycoside hydrolase, family 16, active site (InterPro:IPR008263); BEST Arabidopsis thaliana protein match is: xyloglucan endotransglucosylase/hydrolase 16 (TAIR:AT3G23730.1); Has 2230 Blast hits to 2210 proteins in 325 species: Archae - 0; Bacteria - 312; Metazoa - 0; Fungi - 457; Plants - 1370; Viruses - 0; Other Eukaryotes - 91 (source: NCBI BLink).), which translates to MAGLQAKTLMFVLAAALATLGRTFVEADFSKNFIVTWGKDHMFMNGTNLRLVLDKSAGSAIKSKVAHLFGSVEMLIKLVPGNSAGTVAAYYLSSTGSTHDEIDFEFLGNATGQPYTIHTNLYAQGKGNREQQFRPWFNPTNGFHNYTIHWNPSEVVWFVDGTPIRVFRNYESEGIAYPNKQGMKVFASLWNAEDWATQGGRVKTNWTLAPFVAEGRRYKARACLWKGSVSIKQCVDPTIRSNWWTSPSFSQLTASQLTKMQKIRDGFMIYDYCKDTNRFKGVMPPECSKKQF; encoded by the exons ATGGCGGGTCTTCAAGCGAAGACGTTAATGTTCGTTCTGGCAGCTGCCTTAGCGACTCTTGGTCGCACATTTGTGGAGGCAGACTTCAGTAAGAATTTTATTGTTACATGGGGTAAAGATCACATGTTCATGAATGGTACCAACCTTCGACTTGTCCTAGACAAATCTGCAG gATCTGCTATTAAATCAAAGGTGGCTCATTTGTTTGGAAGCGTAGAAATGCTCATCAAACTTGTGCCAGGGAATTCTGCTGGAACCGTTGCAGCCTATTAc ttATCGTCTACGGGAAGTACACACGATGAGATAGACTTCGAGTTCCTAGGAAATGCGACTGGTCAGCCGTACACGATCCACACCAACTTATATGCTCAAGGGAAAGGAAACCGCGAACAACAATTCCGGCCATGGTTCAACCCGACCAATGGTTTCCACAACTATACCATCCATTGGAACCCATCCGAAGTTGT GTGGTTCGTCGATGGAACTCCGATCAGAGTTTTTAGAAACTACGAAAGTGAAGGAATCGCATACCCGAACAAGCAAGGTATGAAAGTGTTTGCGAGTCTATGGAACGCAGAAGACTGGGCAACACAAGGAGGTCGAGTGAAGACTAACTGGACGCTAGCACCATTTGTGGCCGAGGGTCGTAGGTACAAGGCAAGAGCTTGTTTGTGGAAGGGATCAGTCAGCATCAAGCAATGTGTAGATCCAACTATACGGTCTAATTGGTGGACATCACCATCATTTAGTCAGCTCACTGCTTCGCAGCTGACGAAGATGCAAAAGATAAGAGATGGTTTCATGATCTATGATTATTGCAAGGACACTAACAGATTTAAAGGTGTTATGCCTCCGGAATGCTCGAAGAAGCAATTCTAA